Proteins from one Hemibagrus wyckioides isolate EC202008001 linkage group LG16, SWU_Hwy_1.0, whole genome shotgun sequence genomic window:
- the fhl1b gene encoding four and a half LIM domains protein 1b: MSDRFACFYCRDDLSGKKYVQKDDKPVCVRCFDKFCANNCAECRRSISTDSKELHYKGRYWHEDCFRCSKCYKNLAKESFSVKEDRILCGKCSSREDAPRCHACYKPILAGTENVEYKGNVFHDDCFTCFKCKKPIGSESFVTKNENVYCSGCHESKFAKHCTACRKPITAGGVNYQDQPWHSECLVCVVCVKPLAGTRFTSHEQKLYCVDCYKTNVAKKCSSCQNPITGFGKATNVVNYEGGTWHDYCFTCRKCSANLAEKRFISKDGNIYCTDCAKKV, translated from the exons ATGTCGGACCGTTTCGCCTGTTTTTATTGccgtgatgatctgagtgggaAGAAATACGTGCAGAAGGATGACAAGCCCGTGTGTGTGCGCTGCTTCGACAAATTCTGTGCCAACAACTGTGCTGAGTGTCGCCGTTCGATCAGCACGGACTCTAAG GAGCTGCACTATAAGGGTCGTTACTGGCACGAGGACTGTTTCCGCTGTTCCAAGTGTTATAAGAATTTAGCAAAAGAGTCGTTCAGTGTGAAGGAGGATCGGATCTTGTGTGGGAAGTGCAGCTCACGTGAGGATGCGCCCCGCTGCCACGCCTGCTACAAACCCATCCTTGCAG GTACAGAGAATGTGGAGTACAAAGGCAACGTGTTTCATGACGACTGTTTCACGTGTTTTAAGTGTAAGAAGCCGATCGGCTCTGAGAGCTTCGTCACCAAAAATGAGAACGTTTACTGCAGCGGCTGCCATGAGAGCAAATTCGCTAAACACTGCACCGCGTGCAGGAAg cccatCACAGCAGGTGGAGTGAATTATCAGGACCAGCCGTGGCACtcagagtgtttggtgtgtgtggtgtgtgtgaagcctCTGGCTGGAACTCGCTTCACTTCTCACGAGCAGAAACTCTACTGCGTCGACTGCTACAAGACGAACGTAGCCAAGAAGTGCAGCAGCTGCCAGAACCCCAtcactg GTTTTGGAAAAGCCACTAACGTGGTGAACTATGAGGGAGGAACGTGGCACGATTACTGCTTCACCTGCAGGAAGTGTTCTGCAAACCTCGCTGAGAAACGCTTCATCTCCAAGGACGGAAACATCTACTGCACCGACTGCGCCAAAAAAGTgtag